DNA sequence from the Oceanivirga salmonicida genome:
CCCTGGTTCTAACTCTACAAATGCTCCAAAGTTAACTATTTTAACTACACGACCTACATACTCTTTGTTTAATTCTAAATTCACTACTTTTCCAACTTTCTTAATTTTATTTTTTGTAATTTATTACTATTCTTGCCCTACTCTTTTCATGCTTAAACCAATTCTATCATTGTCCAAACTTATAACTTTTACAGTTACTTCTTCATTCTCACTTATTTCATCTTCAACACTTTTTATTCTTCTGTCTCTGATTTCTGATATGTGCAACAATCCTTGAACACCTGGTTCTAACTCTACAAATGCTCCAAAGTTAACTATCTTAACTACACGACCTACATACTCTTTGTTTAATTCTAAACTCACAACTTTTCCAACTTTCCTTTTATTTACTGTAATTTTTATTACCTTTATTTTTATTCGCTTTTTTCAGCAACTTCTGACTCTTTCGAATCTTCTTTTCCAACTTTTTTTATACTCAAACTAAATTTATCTTGATCCATACCTATAACTTTAACTGTAATCTCTTGATTTTCTTTTAAAATGTCTTCAACATTTTTTACTCTCTTATCACTAAGTTCAGATATATGAAGTAAGCCTTCTTTTCCTGGAACTATTTCTACAAAAGCTCCAAATTTAGCTATTTTTACTACACGACCTTTATATTCTTTATTAAGCTCTATCATTAAAGTATGTCTTTTAACCAATTCTAATGCCTTATCCATCATTTGTTGATCTTTTCCAAATATACTTACTCTACCATCATCTTCTATATCAATTTGTACATTTGTTTCTTCTATTATAGCTTTAATATTTTTACCAGCTGGTCCTATAAGTCCTGCTATAGTACTTGGGTCTATCATTATATTAATAATTTTAGGTGCAGTTTCAGATAATTCTTTTCTTGCCTCAGGTATAGTATTTTCCATTACTTCTATAATTCTAAATCTTGCATCTTTTGCTTGATTTAAAGCTGTTTTCATAATTTCATTATTAATTCCTTCAATTTTTATGTCCATTTGTATAGCAGTTATACCTTCTTTAGTTCCCGCTACCTTAAAGTCCATATCTCCTAAATGGTCTTCTAAACCTTGTATATCAGTTAATACAGTATATT
Encoded proteins:
- a CDS encoding S1 RNA-binding domain-containing protein, with the protein product MSLELNKEYVGRVVKIVNFGAFVELEPGVQGLLHISEIRDRRIKSVEDEISENEEVTVKVISLDNDRIGLSMKRVGQE